GCGGTGCTGCTGACCACCGCCGTGGTGGTGGCGATCGGCTCGGGCGGGTTCGGCTTGCCGGTCGTGGTCGCGGTGACGCTCGGCGCGATCGTGTCGCCGCCCGACGCGGCGGCGGTGACGGCGGTGCTGACCAATCTGCCGGTCGCGCGTCGGGTCGATGCCTTGCTCAAGGGCGAGAGCCTGTTCAACGACGCGACGACCTTGCTGCTGTTCGGTGCCGCGCTCGCGGTGCAGGCGCATGGCGGGATCGACGGCGGCACTGCGCTCAGGCTGACGCTCGCCGTGCCCGGCGGCATCCTGTTCGGGATCGTCTACGGGATGCTCGTGTCGCGGCTGACGCCGCTTGCCGACAACACCGTCGCCGGCACCTTGCTCCAGTTCGTCCATGCCTTCGCGACATGGCTGATCGCCGAACGGCTGCACCTTTCGCCCGTGCTGGCCACCGTCGCCAGCGCGATGACGATCGCGTACCACGCGCGCGTCACCGATTCCCCGCGTATGCGAGTCCATTCCTATGCGGTGTGGACGACGGTGGTGTTCCTGCTCAACGTGCTCGCCTTCCTGCTGATGGGGTTGCAGGCGCGGCGGATCGTCGGCGGCATGTCGACCGCCGATCTGCACCGCGCGGTCGGCCTTACCAGCGCGGTGGTGGCCGGGGTGATCGTTACCCGGCTGCTGCTCGCCTTCCTCTACCGCGAGTTCGCGAAATACCGGCACAATCGCGCGGGCGGCGCCGAGCCGGCGTCGCGCGGCGAGGCAGTGCTGATCGGCTGGGCCGGGATGCGCGGGCTGGTGACGCTCGCCACCGCTTTCGCGCTGCCGGAGACCTTCCCGGAGCGCGATCTCGTGGTGCTGACCGCCTTCGCGGTCGTGCTGGCGACTTTGGTGCTGCAGGGAGCGACGCTCGCGCCGCTGATCCATGTTCTCAAGCTCGAACGCAGCAAGGATGCCGAGCAGGAACGCGATGCCGCCCGCCTGTCGCTCGTCGAGGCGGCGCTGGCGCGGCTGGAGGGCGAGCCGGGCGACTCCGCTGAAGCGATCCGCCAGGCCTATCGCGAACATCGCGACCGGCTGACCGATCGCAAGCACGAGGCACCGCTCGCGCGCCGGCGCGGCCTGTCGCTCGCCGCGGTGCTGGCGCAGCGCAAGCGCCTCGACGACCTGCGCGATACCGATGAGATCGGCCCCGACGCATATCTCGAATTGCAGGAAGATCTCGACTGGAAACAACTTGCCGTCGTTTCGGACGAAGACCGGCGTATCGACGAGAGCTGACCTCGCGCCCGCGCTCGAAAGAGTCACCGGGCTTCACGTACATAAACATATGGATAGATGGTGGACGTCCGGGGTCGGCGGTAGTCGCATCGTGCGTGCCGCCAGTCTTGCTGCACGGCGGTCAAGACCGGCACGACATGATGCCGACGCCGTCAAATATTACAAACCCGTGCATTTCATAACCGCTGGATGACGGACTTGTCACTGTTACGCCGCATTGCAGCGCGGTAATGCCGCGCCGGACCCATTCTTGCGCCTGCCCGCCAAAACACACAGGAATTCGATGCACACTCACGACGAGCCAAAGGCGCTGCCGCCGTCGACGCGCCTGCCTGCCCGCACGCAGCTTCGCTGGCTCGCTTTGGGTGTCGCCGCGCTTGTCGTGATCGTGCTGCTGGTGATGCTGATCGCCCAGCTTACCCGCAGCACCCCGCCGGCACCGCCGGCAACGCCGCCGGGCACCCTGCGCCTCTCGCGCGATCAGTTCGCCGGGTTGCAGACGATGCGCGTCGCGATCGGCGATTCGGATGCGCGCACGCTCGCCACCGGCGCGATCACCGTCGATGCCGATCACAGCACGCCGGTGCTGATGCCCTATTCGGGGCAGGTCGCGCAGGTGCTCGTCGATGCCGGGCAATATGTGAAGCAGGGCCAGGCGCTCCTGACGGTGAAGACCGGCGATTTCGTCGACGCGCGCAACGGCCTGTTCTCGGCGCGTGCCGCGTACCAGACCGCGCAGGCGCAACTCCAGGCCGCGCAACGCACCACCGAACGCCAGCAACAGATCTATTCGACTGCCGGCGGTGCGCTGAAAGACTATCAGCAGGCGCAGGCCGATCTTGCCGCCGCGCAGGCGACCGCGCGAACCGCCGCCGCCGCACTCGGCGCGGCGCGCGACAAGCTCGCCATCCTCGGCAAGAGCCCGGCCGAGATCAACAGACTCGAAGGCGCCGGCGAAGTCTCAGGCATCCACGACATGACGACGCTGCATGCGCCGATCTCCGGGCTTGTCGCCACGCGCGACGTGTCGGTCGGGCAATATCTGTCGCAGGGCGGCGACAAGCCGGTGATGACGATCACCGATCCGTCGCGCGTCTGGCTGGTCGCGCAGATCGCCGAGAGCGACGCGAGCGCGGTGCATGTCGGCGATGCCGTGACGGTGACAACGCCGGCGCTGCCCGGCCGTATCTTCCATGCGACGATCAACCTGGTCGGCGCGGCACTCGACCCCGATACGCACCGACTGCCGGTACGCGCGGCGATCCCCAACCCGGACGGCGCGCTCAAACCGCAGATGTTCGCCAGCTTCGCGATCCACCAGACCGGCGCCGCGCAGGCGATCCGTGTCCCCGCCGCCGCCGTCATCCACGAAGGCGATTCGGCGCGGGTGTGGGTGGTGCGGCCGGACGGGCTGCTCGCGGCGCGATCGGTGACGGCGGGCGAGGAGCAGGACGGATCGGTCGAGATCACCGCCGGCCTCAAGCCCGGTGAGCGTATCGTCACCGCCGGCGCTTTGTTCGTCAACGAGGCGGGTCTCGGCGAATGAACGGTCTCGTTGCGATCGCGCTGCGGCAGCGGATGCTGATCGTCGGCATCTTCTGCGCCATGCTGCTGGCCGGGGTGATCGGCTTCCTCAATCTCAACATCGAGGCCTATCCCGATCCCGTCCCGCCGATGGTCGAGGTCATCACGCAGACTCACGGTTTGTCCGCAGAGGAGATGGAGCGCAACGTCACCATCCCGATCGAGGTCGGCATGGCGGGCATTCCGCACCTCACCGCGATCCGTGCGATCTCGCTGTTCGGCCTGTCCGACATCAAGCTGCAATTCAGCTATGATCTGACCAACGAGGCCGCCAAGCAGCAAGTCATCAACCGGCTGTCGCAGCTTCCGCCGCTCGCCGGCGGCGCGCAACCGACGTTGTCGCCGACCAGCCCGGTCGGCGAAATCTACCGCTACAAGATCACCGCGCCCAAGGGCTATTCGGTGATGGATTTGAAGACCTTGCAGGATTGGGTGCTGCAACGCCGCTTCAAGCGAATCCCCGGCGTGATCGACGTGACCGGCTGGGGCGGCAAGCTGCGCACCTATGACGTGGTGATCGACAGCGCGCGGCTCGCCGCGCACAACGCCACCATCTCGCAGGTGCTTTCGGCGCTCGCCAAGAGCGACGGCAACGTCGGTGGCCAGACGATCAACTTCGGCGCGCAGGCGGCTATCGTGCGTGGCGTCGGGCTGATCCAGTCGGCCTCGGCGATCGAGAACGTGCTGGTCGGCACGTCGGGCGGTCAGCCGATTCTCGTCAAGGATGTCGCGAACGTCCAGATCGGCAACGCGCCACGGCTCGGCATCGCCGGCTATAACGATCAGGACGATATCGTTCAGGGCATCGTGCTGATGCAGCGCGGCGCGCAATCGATGCCGACGATCATGGCGGTGCAAAAGGAAGTCGCCGACATCAACAGTTCGGGCATCCTGCCGCCCGGCGTCCAGCTCGAGCGCATCTACGATCGCTCCGACCTGATCCACCTGACGATCCATACCGTGCTCGAGAACATGCTGGTCGGCATCGTGCTGATCTTCGTGTTGCAGGTGCTGTTCCTCGGCAATTTGCGCAGCGCGATCATCGTCGCGGCGACGATTCCCTTCGCGCTCGCCTTCGCGATCCTGATCCTGGTGTTGCAGGGCGAGAGCGCCAATCTGCTCTCGGTCGGCGCGCTCGATTTCGGGCTGGTCGTCGACGCCAGCGTCATCATGGTCGAGAACATCTTCCGCCACATGGTCGATCGTACCGCGCGCGTCGAAAGCGGGCAGGGCCATTACACCACGGCGACGCGCTTCTCGGCGATCCTTGGCGCGAGCTCCGAGGTCAGTCGCGGCATCTTCTTCGCGGCGGCGATCATCATCGTCAGCTTCCTGCCGCTGTTCACGCTGACCGGCGTGGAAGGCCACATCTTCGGGCCGATGGCGAAGACCTATGCCTATGCCATCAGCGGCGGCCTGATCGCGACCTTCACCGTCGCGCCGGTGCTGTCGGCGATGCTGCTGCCCGACAAGCTCTCCGAAGTGGAGACGTGGATCGTCGCGCGGCTGCGGCGCCTGTACGAACCCGCCGCCGCCTTCGCGCTCGGCAACCGAATCCTCGCGATCGGCGGGGCGGTGCTGCTGCTCGTCGTCGCGCTGATCGGCGGGCGCTCGCTGGGTATCGAGTTCTTGCCCCATCTCGAGGAGGGCAACATGTACATCCGCGCCAGCCTGCCGCCCTCGATCAGCCTCGAAGCTGGCGAGCCGGTGGTGCAGGGCGTGCGCCGGATCATCATGAAATACCCTGAGGTCAACGCGGTGCTTTCCGCGCACGGACGACCTGACGACGGCACCGATGCGACGGGCTTCTTCAACGCCGAATTCTTCGTGCCGCTGAAGCCGTTCGACACCTGGCCGCGCGGAGTCACCAAGGACACGCTGATCGCCGAACTGTCGAAGAAGCTTTCGGACAAATACCCCGGCGTGGAATTCTCCTTCTCACAGATCATCGAGGACAACGTCGAGGAAGCCGCCTCGGGCGTGAAGGGCGCCAATTCGATCAAGCTGTTCGGCCCCGATCTCGCCACGCTCGAAAAATACGCCGACCAGATCAAGAGCGAGATGGCCAAGGTGCAGGGCATCGCCGATCTCGGCGTGTTCCAGTCGCTCGGCCAGCCGACCGTGCAGGTCGATGTCGATCGCGGCGCAGCGGCGCGCTATGGCCTGACGCCCGACGACGTCAACCAGACCGTCGCTGCCGCGATCGGCGGTTCGTCGACCGCCGATCTGTACGAGAAAGGCACCGACCGCCACTTCCCGATCATGGTGCGTTTGAAGCCCGAGCAACGCGACACCGTCGAAGCGATCCGCCGAATCACGATCGGCGCGGCGGCGCCGAGCGGCACCGGCATGATCCAGGTGCCCCTGTCCGAAATCGCCAACGTTCGGCTCACCTCGGGCGCCTCGTTCATCTACCGCGAGCATCAGGAACGCTACATCCCGATCAAATATTCGGTGCGCGGGCGTGATCTCGGCAGCGCCGTCGCGGAAGCGCAGGCGCGGATCGCGCGCAACGTCCATCTGCCGTCTGGCTATCACCTCGAATGGGCGGGCGAACTCGACAATCTCAACAACGCCGTCGCGCGGCTGGAGATCGTCGTGCCGATCAGCCTGTTGCTGATCCTGCTGCTGCTCTACGCCAATTTCGGCTCGATCCGCGACAGCCTGCTCGCCTTCTCGGCGATCCCGATGGCGGTGATCGGCGGCATCCTCGCGCTGGCGCTGTCGGGAACGCCGTTCAGCATCTCGGCGGCGATCGGCTTCGTCGCCTTGTTCGGCATCGCGGTGATGGACGGGATTCTCGTCGTGACGACCTACAACAATGCGATCGACGAAGGCGTCGATCGCGAGGGATCGCTGGCGACGACGGTGTCGCACAGCCTGCGCCCGGTGGTGATGACCTGCCTCGTCGCTGCGATCGGCCTGTTGCCGGCGGCGATGTCGAGCGGGATCGGCAGTCAGGTGCAGAAGCCGCTCGCGCTCGTCGTGGTCGGCGGGATGACGCTGGCGCCGGTGCTGATCCTGCTGGTGCTGCCGGCGCTGATCGCGCGCTTCTCGCGCCGGGTATCGCCGCATGATCGCGGCGCGCATGGCCGCGATGTCGGGCATCACACACCGCCTGCGGGCGACGCGGAGATGCCGGCATGACGCGTTCGCTCCTGATCGCCGCGCTGCTCGCCACCAGCGGTTGCGCGCTCGGCCCGAAGAACCTCGATCCGCATGCCGCGTTGCCGCCCTCGCCCGTGCCCGAGACGATTCACCCGGTCAGCGGCCCGGCGCAGACCGTCGGCGCCGATGTGCCTGCCGGCGACTGGTGGCGCGAGTTCGGCAGCGATCAGCTCGACGCGCTGGTCGGCACCGCGCTCGCGCACAACAATGACATCCAGGTCGCCGAAGCGTCGCTGCGTCAGGCGCAGGAGACGGGCAGGGCGGCGGCTGGCGCGGCGTTGCCGCAGGTCGATCTCAACTATCAGGCGCAGCGGGACCGCGTTTCGCGCGCGCTGTCGCCGGCAGTCACGAATTCGAACCAGTATCTCTACAGCCTCCACACCGCTCAGGTGACGGTGAGCTACGGACTCGACCTGTTCGGGGCGACCCGCTCGCGCATCCGCTCGGCGCGTGCCGCCGCCGAGGTGCAGGCGCACAGGCGCGATGCCGCACGCGCAACCGTGGTGGCGAACCTCGTCGCCGCTGTCATCCAGCGCGCCGCGCTCGCCGATCAGATCGCCGCGACGGAGACCAGCATCGCGGTCAACCGCGACATCCTCGGCGCTTTGCAGCGGCGCCAGCACCTCGGTGAGGTCGGCGCCGCCGATGTCGCGACTCAGCAGACCGCGCTCGCCGCCGCTGAAGGCGCGTTGCCGCCGCTGATCCGCGCGGAACTCCACCAGCGCGTCGTGATCGGCAGCCTGATCGGTGTGCCCGCCGGCGCGGCCTTGCCCGATCTGCCATCGCTGGCGTCGCTGGCGCTGCCGACGCGTCTGCCGCTCGCCCTGCCGTCCGATCTGGTCACGCGGCGCCCCGACGTCGGTGCCGCGCGTGCGCAGCTGGAGGGCGCGGGGGCCGATGTCGGCACCGCGATCGCGGCGCGCTTGCCGAGCATCCAGCTCAGCGCGAGTGCCGGCGGCACCGCGCAGGCGTTCGGCGATATGTTCAAGGATGGCAACCCGTTCTGGGCGATCCTCGGCGGTGTGACGCAACCGCTGTTTCATGCCGGCGCGCTACGCCACCAGCAACGCGCGGCAGAGGCCGCGCTCGACGGCGCGAAGGCGCAGTATCGCGCGACGGTGCTCCAGGCGTTCGGCGAGGTTTCCGATGCGCTGAGTGGCTTGCGCACCGATGCCGACGCGCTCGACGCCGCGACGCGCGCGAGCGATGCCTCGGGCCGCGCGCTCGGCTTCGCGCGGCGGCAGCTCCAGCTTGGCAGCATCGGCACGCTCGCGTTGCTCAACGCCACCGCTGCCGATGCGCAGGCGCGCGCGCAACTCGTGCAGGCGCGCGCGGCACGGTTGAGCGACACGGTCGCGCTGTTTCAGGCGGTCGGCAGCCGGATCGGAGCACAATAGCGGTTCCCCAGCGAAGGCGGGGGAACGCCGTCACGCAATCTCTGGTGCGCTGGCGGAAACCCGCTTAGCAAGGCATCGCCAGGCGGACCGCGCCGGCACGAGGGGATGCCGGCCATGATCGCACTACGCACCATTTTGGGGTTCGCTCTGACAGCCTGCACCGTTCAGGTCGCCCGCGCCGAACCGCTCGATTGCCCGCTCGCCCACGCGCCGTATTCGGTGCGGACACCGGTGATCGACCTGCTGCTCGATCCGCGCGCCAAGGCGGTACTCGATCGGGAGTTCGGGCCGGCGCTTGCCAAGCTGCCGCCAGGTTTCGCCTCGACCACGCCGCCCACCTTCGCGGCGATCATCTCGGTCAAGGAAGTGATGGGCATGATCGGAGCGCCCAACGTCGCGGCGACTCTCGCCCGGCTCGATCCCGAATTGCGCGCGATCCCGATCACTCCGGCGGCAAGTCGCGCACGCTGCGCGCGCTACGATCATGTCCCGCCCAAACTGCCCGCCACGCTCAAACACCCGGCGCTGCTGGTGTTCGACAAGATCACCGGTTTTCGCGACACCCCCTCGGTCGATGCCGCCACCGCCGCGTTGAAGGCGATGGCGCAGCGGCGCGGCTGGACTTTGGTCTTCACCGACAAGGGCGCGGTGTTCAACCAGCGTGACCTCGCGCGATTCGATGCGGTGATCTGGAACAACGTCAGCGGCGACGCGCTGACGGTGCCGCAGCAAAAGGCGTTTCAGGCGTATCTTGCCAAAGGCGGCGGGTTCGCCGGCTTCCACGGCGCGTCGGGCGACCCGTTTTACGTGTGGGACTGGTATCCCGATACGCTGATCGGCGCGCGCTTCATCGGCCATCCCGGCAAGCCGCAATTCCAGCAGGCGCGCGTCGTCGTCGACGATACGAAAAGTGCGATCACGCGCGGCCTCGGTGACGGCTGGACGATGACCGAGGAATGGTATTCGTTCGCCAAGAGCCCGCGCGGCCCCGGCACGCATGTCCTCGCGACGCTCGACGAGAAAAGCTATGCGCCGATCGGCTATCACGGCGAGACATTGGCGATGGGCGATCACCCGATCGCCTGGACGCGTTGCATCGGCGCCGGGCGGTCTTTCTATTCGGCGATCGGACACCGGCCGGAAAACTACACCGAGCCCAACAGCGTGCGCTTGCTCGAACAGGGAATCGCCTGGTCGGCCGGGCTCGGCGAAACGACCTGCCGGGACGGGCGCGAAACGGCCCGTTGAGCCGGCGGGATGCCGCCGGTCCGCCCAATCTCGCAAGTGTCCCGGCTCGGGGTGACATCAGGATCGGCCACGCGCCGGGCAAAAAAAGGGCCGCCCCGAAGGGCGGCCTTGAAAGTTTTAGGAGAGGATGCCTGAAAGGCACCCCCTCTTTGCGGCGGAACTGACAATGCTGCAAGTGCGAACAAAGCACCCTTGATTGCGTCAGGCGCATTTGTCCGATCCGGCCTGAATTCTTTAATTAACGGCACGTTAACGAACTCTGGATACCCATTTTGGGGTTGGCGCTCGGCATGGTGCGATCGGCCAGCACGAATGGCATCTACATCGGGGGAGAGCGCGGCCATGTTCGATCGTTGCAATGACAAAGCCTTGACCGTCGTGTCGATGTGCGACGACGTACCGCCGGCGCCCGAGCGCCGCAGCGACGCCCGCAACCTGTCGATTCTCAAGGCCGCGATCTTGCGCACCGCGCTCGGCGAGGAGCTTTGTCTCGTCCGCAACATCTCGCGCGGCGGGCTGATGGCGCATATCTTCTCCGAGCTGGAGGTCGGCGATCCGGTCAAGATCGAGTTCCGCTCCTCGAAGATCGTGCGAGGCCGCGTCGTCTGGCGCCGCCCGGAACTGATGGGCGTGCGTTTCAGCCAGTTCATTGACATCGGCGAAATCCTGACCGACCCGAAGCCGCAACCCAGCCATGCCGCCCGTGCGCCACGCGTCACGGTCAACGTGCCGGCACGGCTGCGCTCGGGGGGGCGCTATCAGGCCGCTGCCCTAGGCAACATCTCGCAGGGCGGCGCGCGGATCTATTTGAGCGAACCCGACCGGCTCGGCGACGATGTGGTGCTCTCGGTTGCCGGACTGCCCGTGCTCACCGGCTCGGTGCGGTGGCGCGACGATACAGCTGCGGGTATCGCCTTCAGCGAGTTGCTCGCGTTCGAGGATGTCGGCCGCTGGGTTTCCAGCCACAATATCGGCGTTCCGCCGCAACTTGTGGAATAGCCGGCGTTACGCCGCGGCGCGCTGCGGTGCGCCGCGCCCACCGGTCACGAACAACCCCGATGCGATCAGCCCGAACACGCCGGCGATCACGAATGCAGGCAGGTACGTGCCGGTCGCCTCGCGGATCGCGCCCGCACCGAACGCTGCGGTCGCCGCGCCGAGCTGGTGGCCGACCATGATCCAGCCGAACATCACCGGCGCGTCGCGCTCGCCGAACGCCTGATTGGAGAGCTTTACGGTGGGCGGCACGGTCGCGATCCAGTCGAGTCCGTAGAACACCGCGAACACGGTGAGGCTGAGCGCCGAGAAATCGATGAACGGCAGCGCGATCAGCGACGCTCCGCGCAGGCC
This genomic stretch from Sphingomonas panacis harbors:
- a CDS encoding cation:proton antiporter, giving the protein MTFFESLIALLAAAILLLQVTRRVRLPYPGMLAAAGVAVGMVPGAPVIPIDPNTALALFIAPILIDSAYDFPIGAAWRLLVPLIVFAVGAVLLTTAVVVAIGSGGFGLPVVVAVTLGAIVSPPDAAAVTAVLTNLPVARRVDALLKGESLFNDATTLLLFGAALAVQAHGGIDGGTALRLTLAVPGGILFGIVYGMLVSRLTPLADNTVAGTLLQFVHAFATWLIAERLHLSPVLATVASAMTIAYHARVTDSPRMRVHSYAVWTTVVFLLNVLAFLLMGLQARRIVGGMSTADLHRAVGLTSAVVAGVIVTRLLLAFLYREFAKYRHNRAGGAEPASRGEAVLIGWAGMRGLVTLATAFALPETFPERDLVVLTAFAVVLATLVLQGATLAPLIHVLKLERSKDAEQERDAARLSLVEAALARLEGEPGDSAEAIRQAYREHRDRLTDRKHEAPLARRRGLSLAAVLAQRKRLDDLRDTDEIGPDAYLELQEDLDWKQLAVVSDEDRRIDES
- a CDS encoding efflux RND transporter periplasmic adaptor subunit — its product is MHTHDEPKALPPSTRLPARTQLRWLALGVAALVVIVLLVMLIAQLTRSTPPAPPATPPGTLRLSRDQFAGLQTMRVAIGDSDARTLATGAITVDADHSTPVLMPYSGQVAQVLVDAGQYVKQGQALLTVKTGDFVDARNGLFSARAAYQTAQAQLQAAQRTTERQQQIYSTAGGALKDYQQAQADLAAAQATARTAAAALGAARDKLAILGKSPAEINRLEGAGEVSGIHDMTTLHAPISGLVATRDVSVGQYLSQGGDKPVMTITDPSRVWLVAQIAESDASAVHVGDAVTVTTPALPGRIFHATINLVGAALDPDTHRLPVRAAIPNPDGALKPQMFASFAIHQTGAAQAIRVPAAAVIHEGDSARVWVVRPDGLLAARSVTAGEEQDGSVEITAGLKPGERIVTAGALFVNEAGLGE
- a CDS encoding efflux RND transporter permease subunit, encoding MNGLVAIALRQRMLIVGIFCAMLLAGVIGFLNLNIEAYPDPVPPMVEVITQTHGLSAEEMERNVTIPIEVGMAGIPHLTAIRAISLFGLSDIKLQFSYDLTNEAAKQQVINRLSQLPPLAGGAQPTLSPTSPVGEIYRYKITAPKGYSVMDLKTLQDWVLQRRFKRIPGVIDVTGWGGKLRTYDVVIDSARLAAHNATISQVLSALAKSDGNVGGQTINFGAQAAIVRGVGLIQSASAIENVLVGTSGGQPILVKDVANVQIGNAPRLGIAGYNDQDDIVQGIVLMQRGAQSMPTIMAVQKEVADINSSGILPPGVQLERIYDRSDLIHLTIHTVLENMLVGIVLIFVLQVLFLGNLRSAIIVAATIPFALAFAILILVLQGESANLLSVGALDFGLVVDASVIMVENIFRHMVDRTARVESGQGHYTTATRFSAILGASSEVSRGIFFAAAIIIVSFLPLFTLTGVEGHIFGPMAKTYAYAISGGLIATFTVAPVLSAMLLPDKLSEVETWIVARLRRLYEPAAAFALGNRILAIGGAVLLLVVALIGGRSLGIEFLPHLEEGNMYIRASLPPSISLEAGEPVVQGVRRIIMKYPEVNAVLSAHGRPDDGTDATGFFNAEFFVPLKPFDTWPRGVTKDTLIAELSKKLSDKYPGVEFSFSQIIEDNVEEAASGVKGANSIKLFGPDLATLEKYADQIKSEMAKVQGIADLGVFQSLGQPTVQVDVDRGAAARYGLTPDDVNQTVAAAIGGSSTADLYEKGTDRHFPIMVRLKPEQRDTVEAIRRITIGAAAPSGTGMIQVPLSEIANVRLTSGASFIYREHQERYIPIKYSVRGRDLGSAVAEAQARIARNVHLPSGYHLEWAGELDNLNNAVARLEIVVPISLLLILLLLYANFGSIRDSLLAFSAIPMAVIGGILALALSGTPFSISAAIGFVALFGIAVMDGILVVTTYNNAIDEGVDREGSLATTVSHSLRPVVMTCLVAAIGLLPAAMSSGIGSQVQKPLALVVVGGMTLAPVLILLVLPALIARFSRRVSPHDRGAHGRDVGHHTPPAGDAEMPA
- a CDS encoding efflux transporter outer membrane subunit; this encodes MTRSLLIAALLATSGCALGPKNLDPHAALPPSPVPETIHPVSGPAQTVGADVPAGDWWREFGSDQLDALVGTALAHNNDIQVAEASLRQAQETGRAAAGAALPQVDLNYQAQRDRVSRALSPAVTNSNQYLYSLHTAQVTVSYGLDLFGATRSRIRSARAAAEVQAHRRDAARATVVANLVAAVIQRAALADQIAATETSIAVNRDILGALQRRQHLGEVGAADVATQQTALAAAEGALPPLIRAELHQRVVIGSLIGVPAGAALPDLPSLASLALPTRLPLALPSDLVTRRPDVGAARAQLEGAGADVGTAIAARLPSIQLSASAGGTAQAFGDMFKDGNPFWAILGGVTQPLFHAGALRHQQRAAEAALDGAKAQYRATVLQAFGEVSDALSGLRTDADALDAATRASDASGRALGFARRQLQLGSIGTLALLNATAADAQARAQLVQARAARLSDTVALFQAVGSRIGAQ
- a CDS encoding ThuA domain-containing protein, giving the protein MIALRTILGFALTACTVQVARAEPLDCPLAHAPYSVRTPVIDLLLDPRAKAVLDREFGPALAKLPPGFASTTPPTFAAIISVKEVMGMIGAPNVAATLARLDPELRAIPITPAASRARCARYDHVPPKLPATLKHPALLVFDKITGFRDTPSVDAATAALKAMAQRRGWTLVFTDKGAVFNQRDLARFDAVIWNNVSGDALTVPQQKAFQAYLAKGGGFAGFHGASGDPFYVWDWYPDTLIGARFIGHPGKPQFQQARVVVDDTKSAITRGLGDGWTMTEEWYSFAKSPRGPGTHVLATLDEKSYAPIGYHGETLAMGDHPIAWTRCIGAGRSFYSAIGHRPENYTEPNSVRLLEQGIAWSAGLGETTCRDGRETAR
- a CDS encoding PilZ domain-containing protein, translated to MFDRCNDKALTVVSMCDDVPPAPERRSDARNLSILKAAILRTALGEELCLVRNISRGGLMAHIFSELEVGDPVKIEFRSSKIVRGRVVWRRPELMGVRFSQFIDIGEILTDPKPQPSHAARAPRVTVNVPARLRSGGRYQAAALGNISQGGARIYLSEPDRLGDDVVLSVAGLPVLTGSVRWRDDTAAGIAFSELLAFEDVGRWVSSHNIGVPPQLVE